The nucleotide sequence ttggtctacatttgcgggttttattacaggtaatgagtcaaacggcgctgtgattaggtcacctggtgattacaaatcacacatgaagaaaaatggaatatatgggggagaagcagaattagctgcagctgcggacatttttaaaatatgtttaatcgtgtatcgcgaagaacaaattcatccgcaccggatcggatcacaaaatgaaatacaattcTCACTGCTCTTTaccggcgacggagacagtggacactttgatgtcttgcagaaccaaaataaaattcagatagtgagtaataagtatgaaaagtaacaatcaaataatagtaaatctaaatatatcaccaaacagtcaaaaggacagccaggatttacAACGACAATGGAGAATTTCAAGCGAGTTTTAAcaggaggagtttcaagcagcagacaaggcgatgaagacggtggatggtcggacgtatcacaaaagaaaaaggaaaataaaattgtaagtgcgaataaccaaataagccagagaagaataataaacaaatatttctataaccaggcaagaggacgaccaggatctatgttaaccacaaaagaaaaacgtgttttgcggagtgaacagcaacgcaaatatagagaaaaaaataatataaagaaggtgattttggagaataacgggcagagcggtaacaaaaataattcagcaagtcaaggagatagatcgataccaatagagaaggaacaccaattttcaaccaacgaatggaagcttagattgatgaaaaaaagaaaagcaagcatagaaggaattgaagtggatAGCAAGAGACAACGAGATAAAACGACAGACGAAAACGTGTGTCGACGACTTATAAGCAAGAATAACGTGTCGGAAATTCATGTTTGTGATGAAATATTAAGGGACAGTGATACGTTGAAATCGATGGAGAAGGAACTGTGTGTATTCAGCCAAACAATAGAAGATAACAGAGACAGGTTGGAATTAGACAGAAACAGAGAACGAGTGGAAGCAATGAACAGTGAATCAATCATTGCTGAGCATCGTTACAACGGGGATATTGAAAAAGGCACTTTTAAAACTGTAGAACAACTACACGTGGGTGAAATGAACGTAAAATGTAAACATTGCAATGCAGAAAGGTTCAAATATGAAACAGGAAGGGTGGCAAATAATTGCTGTCATGGAGGAAAAATAACATTACCACCATTAACGGAATATCCTGATGTACTTCAACGTCTGCGAGAAGGGAATGACGAAGTATCAAGACACTTCAGACAACATATACGATCATATAATGACGCGTTTGCGTTTGCATCATTTAATTGTACCGTGGCAGATATGGGGAATTCAGGACCatatgtgatgaaaataatcgggGATGTGAGTTACAAAATATCTACAAGTTTAGAGACCGCAAACAATAACCGACCGAGATATGGACAAATTTACATCTACGACGTACAAACTCAGCTAGCGCTGAGAGAAAATGATGCAAGAAGAGCAAATCTGTTAGAAATTATTGGTAGACTGATAATAGATATCAATCCTTATGCagcaaattttaaaacaacgtACGAGCGATTTGTTAAGGGAGAAAGCCTGGTGAGATTAAACTTTATAGCACTCAAGGAAGACGATAGACGGCGGTCCATGGCGCCAACTTGTGGTGAGCTAGCAGCTCTGATCGTTTCAGATGACGGGGCAGTATCTGAAAATATAGAAGTACAAGTATTTCCAAAACAAGACCGTGCAGTTGGATATGTGCCGAGATATTCGCATCACGTTGATCCAATGACTTTTCCATTACTATTTCCGAGCGGTGATTTAGGATGGAGCTATAATATGAAACACGTAGGAACAAACAAGAAAATCTCTCCTGTTCAATATTATGTACATCGATTGGCCTTACGTCGAGGCGAAGCACAGAATCAGTTGTTGCGGAGCGGACGATTGACACAACACTATGTGATTCACGCATATCTCACAATTGAATCGCAgcgtttattgtttttaagaAATAATCAGAAGCAATTGCGTGTAGAATGTTACAAAGGAATGACTGATCACATATCAAATAGTGAAGCGAATACGTCGGATCGAACAAGACTTGGGAACCAAATGATTTTACCATCATCATTTTCCGGCAGCATGCGACATATGCAACAGCAGTACCAAGATGCAATGGCAATAACAAGGAAAGTTGGACGAccggatttatttattacaatgaCATGTAATCCTAAGTGGCCGGAAATATGTACGGTATTGAAAGATTTTCCTACAGGTACCACTGTAAATGACATACCAACAATAGCTTGTCGAATATTCAACATGCGGCTACAACAGGCACTAAAGGAAATCGAAAGCGGTTCAGTATTTGGAAAGATTGAAGGATACGTATACACagttgaatttcagaaaagaGGCTTACCGCATGCTCACATACTATTTATCTTAAATAACAATGACAAACTTTTGACTCCAGAAGCAATTGACAGTTTTATATCTGCAGAAATACCAGACAAACGAATACATCAACAACTATATCAATCTGTCACATCACACATGCTACACGGCCCTCACACATCCAAAATACCATGCTGGAATTCGGTAACGAAGTCATGCTCaaagaaatttccgaaagACTTAGTGGAAAATACTGATATAAGCGGTGGCGGTTTTCCAAAGTATCGCAGACGAAAAAATACAGACATAAATTATTACCGCAACCGCGTGGAAGGAAGAAATATCCAAGTAGACAACAGCATGGTTGTGCCTCACAATCCATACCTACTTGCAAAGTACGACTGCCACATGAACGTAGAATATTGTGCGTCAATAATGGCTATTAAATATCTCTTCAAGTACATCCACAAGGGACATGATCGTGCAAGAGTACAGATAACTGATTCAAACAGCGAGAGTGATGGTCAGCCAATAATCAACGAAATACAGGATTATGTAGATTCGCGTTACGTAGGACCGATGGAAGCAGCTTGGCGTATACTAGAACTGCCAATGCATGGACGAAGTCATGCCGTCACACGCTTACCTGTACACCTACCGGGGCAGCAATACGCAACGTTTGAGGAAGGTAGAGAAGTCGAAGCCgctacaaatgaaaaaaagtggaGAACCCATCTTATTGCATGGTTTGAATTGAACAGCATAGATGAAATGGCAAGAAATATAACTTACGCGAACACGCCAGATTACTATTCGTTTCAAGAAGCAAcaaaaacgtggaaaaaaagaaaatatgcatGTCAAGTAGTTAGTAGAATGACAAATGTTTCACCAAGGGATTCCGAAAGATTTCACCTCAAACTAATCCTTGGACATGCGACAAATGCAAGGAGTTTTATAGATTTACGCACTGTAAACGGGAAGGAATGGAATACATTTAGAGAGGCTGCAGTGGATATGGGTTTAACTGCGACAAATGACGAAGCTTTCAAAATATTCGACGAAGCTGTTTCAATACTTATGCCGAAACGGTTACGTCATTTTTTTGTGTGGTATTTAATCGGTGAAATGCCATCGAACGCGATAGATTTATGGAATACTTACAAGAAAGCATTATCTGAAGACTTCGTGGATCAGCATGAAAATAGAGCACTATGTGCAATTGAGCATCTTCTCAGAGCTGAGGCAAGATCATGTGCAGATTTTTACTTACCAATACCGgagataattttcgaaaatgaagcGGAAGAAATAACAGTGGAAAATATAGAAACCTTTGCAAAGAAAGGCAATGAACTGGTGAAGCAATTAAACAACgatcagaaaataatttatacacaaatttttgataatatcATAGATAACAAAAGTACTGATAGAAAGCAAGAAAAATGCTTTTACATCGATGGATCAGGAGGAAcaggaaaaacatttttatacaacgcATTGTACTACAtgttgaaatctgaaaaaaaaaatgttgcatgTGTTGCTTGGACAGGTATAGCAGCCATCTTACTACCATATGGCACAACCGCGCACAAAACATTTGGATTACCATTGACACTGCAAAAGGAAGgaacaattttcacaaatgcaacgatgaagaaaaaaatacaaagtataGATGTATTTATATGGGATGAATGTTCTATGATACCGAAAATTGCTTTAGAATTGATCGACAGAACGTTAAAAGATATAATGGAAGACGCATCACCGTTTGGTGGGAAGACTATAATACTAGGTGGAGACTTCAGACAAGTTTTACCCATTGTGAAACGAGGAGGTAAACAACAAATAATAGAGGAAACAATTAAATACTCCACACTTTGgagtatatttgaaaaattaagcttgaaaaaaaatatgcgagcAAAGGAGGATGCCGCAAAGTTTTCAGAGTGGTTACTTAATATAGGTAATGGAGAAGTGGAGTTGTTTGGACCAGAGAAAGAAATACAAAGCAACAATTTAATAGACGATTTATATCCAAGAAATTTGCCACTTGATGAATTAACAAACAGAGCCATCTTAGCTCCATTGAATGTCGAAGTTAATCAGTTAAATACAGAGATATTACGCAGAATGGATGGCAATATATTCGAATCAAAAAGCATAGATTACGCAACATTACAAGGAATTGATACTGCAGATGCAGCACTTGACGAAGAAGCTACTCTGCGATATCCGACAGAGTATTTAAATGGATTAACGTCATCAGGTTTACCACCACACAATCTACAGCTGAAAGTCGGAGCAATTGTGATGTCATTGCGAAATTTATCAATATCAGATGGTTTATGCAATGGAACACGGTTAGTtgtaagagaaattcactctAGAATTTTGATTGGTGAACTTCTAATCGGAGAGCGAAAAAGGCAAATAGTAGAAATACCAAGAATTAAATTAGATACGCCGGGAGACACAGATATGCCATTTATCCTCCATAGGCGACAGTTTCCAGTCAGGTTGGCATTTGCAATAACTATAAATAAATCACAAGGACAAAGTTTTGAACACGTGGGAATATTCATTGACCGACCAATCTTTGGACATGGTCAACTCTACGTTGCATTGTCACGATGCAGGTCGAagaaaggtataaaaattcaactgaaaaaaaatgaaaatgcaatAAAGAACATTGTGTACAaggaaattattgaataaatactGCATAATGTATATTCATCAAGGCCACAAACGAACAAATAAACATGGATGAACTTAAAAGAGAAATGCACAGGAGGTGATAGGAGTTCGAGAGGCCGAGGGGTTGACCCCCTCTACTTAACTCCACCGGGACCTCAtacgaagaaggaaaaaaaagtactgtatagaggagaaaagaagcgaaagtgaaagaaaaaggagaagagaaTACGAATGAAAGGAATACAGAATCATCAACGAAAGGAAAACCaacaagaatataaaaatcactgaaaaaatggacaacagagaaaagagaaagaaaagccAAGAGGAGCAAGAAGATGCAAAAATAGGTAGCAGCATAAAACGATaaagaggaaataaagcacAACGTATGGAAATTTAAACAATCGCGATTTGTAATTGGATGTTCAAATATATAAATCATTTCCACTgagtattttcttattttgtgaTTATTCAGATGTAAATTCACACGTGTCGGTCATTTGGTGAAAAAGCCGAAACGCATACAATGAAATAgaaacttgtgaaaaaataaaagtttgccTATGAAATTAGGAAACAAATAGTAAGATTAGAAAAAAGATATAAAGATGTATTGACTGAGTtgaaggtgagaaaaaaatgtaaattatcagaaataaaaaaatgataaaagtacaaatttgttgatgtaaaattgcaaatatttctACGATATTCATACCATATTAAATTTCtagataaataaaagaaatatataagtacatatctattatacctatacatgcaacaacaaaattaattacaaataattatattccgACATTTGACAGTTCAAATGAAACACCGTAGCTAataaaaagaagcaaaaaaataagaataagtGAGCGCTACCCAGTTTAgtgatattttgttttgtaaACAGATAAATTAAATCAAACATGCCGAACAAAGTAAGTATATCATTGgaaatatgaatgaataaaGAGCAAAGTAAGCagtatgataaaattaatgaaaatttctcgaaacagGACAGCGACGAGGTTTTGCAGCGGTCGAGCGAGAAAATCCCAGGTGAAGCATATCGATATAATATCCAAATATGTAAATCCAAATTCAACTTGGCAGACCAAAGAGCCGGACACTTTTTGAGAATCATTACCAGTGAATTCTACAGCTAGCcattaaaaatggaaaaataattacttatatacaatcatttgtcaaaaaaagaaaaaaatatcgacattTGAAAATACAGTCAAACACGTATCAGTCCCTAAGCAAATAATTTAACGCCTATTTTACCAAAACAAGATGACGGATTAGATGATCTGCTGTGcgcagcagcagaagcagcagagGAGGAGCTGTTGCTTGAGACGGACGACGAAGAGTGGTCCGTCTATGTATGGTAAATGCAAATTATACAAggaaatgtaaagaaaatgataaaaaattcatcattccaCAGCAAAAACATCCCGAAGTCCCCAAAACGAAAGAGGTCAAATTCGAactaaatttcaagtaaaaaatgtaaaataaatttatttgaaaagaaaaaaggattgatttcaattatttgtacatTATAAACCAGACACAGTATATCTATATGTAAAGCCTATCcaacacaaaactcgattcaaaagaagaagtttatagaaagaaacaaaactcatggaaaaacaaaagaccaatacaaaacaaacaacttcaattattgaaaacatCAGTTCGTTGTTGTTCTCCGGCCGGCACGCACGCCGGCCGGGGCCTATCCTATACTCCCCAACTCCTCAAATCCTCGACTAATCAATTACGCAATTGCACAACTCTTCAATTCCCTCAAGAGCCCTTCTAAATATTGGTCAATAATGTGTGCAACAACTCGACATcgttcaaagaaaaatgataatcgaCTGAGAGCCCGAAGGAGGTACGTGACCAGGACTCCGTATTCACAGCTCAACATCAGTCCGCACAATGGGATCTCAACGGTCCAAGGAGCTGCGCCCGCATCTTGCTCCGCCTTGATGGCAACGAATGTAAGCTCTTTGAGAAGTTtgttaattaatgaaaaataattcaattataattccaTAAAAAATCAAGCCTAtcttaaaaatcattcaattttaattatagGGCAACGCTCGGGGCGATTGTTAGGTACAACGCAGAAGATCAAGTCGACCGAAACCCGATTCCAACTAAGCATTAGGTACAACGCAGAAAATCAAACTGACCGAAACCCGATTTCAACTAATAAAGCGTTACCCCGCATCGAACCTACAAAATGGAGACCAGCTGTACAAAATATTGATTGCAAGAaagcaatttttgaaacacaATTTCATGTAATCTTTGTGTTATTTCAATatagaaaatctattttactttttttttgtctttcattTAATTAGCTTTATTCCTTCATAAAGTAAGTATAGGTTAACCTACGCATGTCAAGAAAGTACAAAGATCTCTAAAAACTTGATCAGCCGTAGCTTCTGCATTAATAACCAAGATCGGAgctgataaagaaaaaaaggtttgttttatcaACCAATCCTCacgaacctcatgaatagcTCTGAGGAGCTCTAAAGAAATGTTCGATTCTTCTTCACGAAAACGGGAACTGACTCGGGCGAAAatagtttctggggaaactcgcaaataaacaattgaatctactctgagctcagacgagcgaaagcgaatatcgaaatttttcatcaatcaatGAAATTCGAAGTCAACTTCGAACTAaatttaaagtgaaaaatgttaaataaatttatttaaaaaaacaaagaattgatatcaattatttgtacTTATAAACCAGACGCAGTAGACTCTATATCTCTATACGTAgatatacgtaaaaaaatctgaaaataataactataacaaaataagTCGCCGGATGCAATTGGGGTTGCATGGCATCGGGAGTTTTGTACATGTGAGtggattcgtttacgaaaataATCTGAGCAGACTTACATAGGGAGCCAATAGCAATGTCGGGTTGATCGGAAACAACCGACTAAACAATACGTAacgaaatagtgaggcgcgaagcgccgaacaacgaggcgcgtagcgccgagatggggttggcgcgcgaagcgcgcaggggcgaagcccctagtgattattaatttaattcaatattttttatttttaaaaattaatttttctttaatttaagaagaataattcatttgaataaatcatttcttattttgatAAATCCATTTACCTAAtgacctttatttatattctatataTTAGtgcataatataaatatatataaatatatatacatattgtgtgtgtgcatatatatatatatacatatatgtatatattgtgtgtgtgcatatttatatatatatatatcatcaACTTTCATTTACTTccagaaaaagagaaattttcaaaaaaaattttttttcattattaaaattttttcgaattatatataattactaCAAatatcctatatattttttaatcatctgcccacataattattaaaatgaaaatattattttttagaaaaatgccattgaattcattttgtaaattgtaatttggaacattcatacaataaattgggaataattatgaaattcagagaaaaacatacagataaatgaattattattaatttcgtttcacattttcaatttttgaaaattaatttttcttcaatttaagaaaaataatttataaatgaatcatttcttttctcaatATATTCATTAATCTAATgacctttattcatattctgtatattattgtataatataaatatatatatatatatatatatatatacaaatatatattgtgtgtgtgcatatatatatatatatatatatatatatatatatatatatatatatatatatatatgtgtgtgtgtgtatattataaattttgactcACTTTTcggaaaagagaaatttttgaaaaaaaaaaatttttacgtaattcaattttttaaaattatatataatcataagaaaaatcctacatattttttgataatctgctcaattattaattcaaatgaaaatgttatCCTTTAGAAGAATCCCATCAAAtatactttataaattgtaattcgaaacatttatacaattaattagaaataattatggaattCACCGAAAACATACggatagatgaattattattcttttattttgatatttttgattttcaaaaattaattttccttcaatttaaaaaaatgattcatttgaatgaatcattttttatcccaATAAATCCATCAACCTGATGACCTCTATTCATATTCTGcatattaatgaataatataaatata is from Neodiprion fabricii isolate iyNeoFabr1 unplaced genomic scaffold, iyNeoFabr1.1 ptg000037l, whole genome shotgun sequence and encodes:
- the LOC124187279 gene encoding uncharacterized protein LOC124187279; translated protein: MEKELCVFSQTIEDNRDRLELDRNRERVEAMNSESIIAEHRYNGDIEKGTFKTVEQLHVGEMNVKCKHCNAERFKYETGRVANNCCHGGKITLPPLTEYPDVLQRLREGNDEVSRHFRQHIRSYNDAFAFASFNCTVADMGNSGPYVMKIIGDVSYKISTSLETANNNRPRYGQIYIYDVQTQLALRENDARRANLLEIIGRLIIDINPYAANFKTTYERFVKGESLVRLNFIALKEDDRRRSMAPTCGELAALIVSDDGAVSENIEVQVFPKQDRAVGYVPRYSHHVDPMTFPLLFPSGDLGWSYNMKHVGTNKKISPVQYYVHRLALRRGEAQNQLLRSGRLTQHYVIHAYLTIESQRLLFLRNNQKQLRVECYKGMTDHISNSEANTSDRTRLGNQMILPSSFSGSMRHMQQQYQDAMAITRKVGRPDLFITMTCNPKWPEICTVLKDFPTGTTVNDIPTIACRIFNMRLQQALKEIESGSVFGKIEGYVYTVEFQKRGLPHAHILFILNNNDKLLTPEAIDSFISAEIPDKRIHQQLYQSVTSHMLHGPHTSKIPCWNSVTKSCSKKFPKDLVENTDISGGGFPKYRRRKNTDINYYRNRVEGRNIQVDNSMVVPHNPYLLAKYDCHMNVEYCASIMAIKYLFKYIHKGHDRARVQITDSNSESDGQPIINEIQDYVDSRYVGPMEAAWRILELPMHGRSHAVTRLPVHLPGQQYATFEEGREVEAATNEKKWRTHLIAWFELNSIDEMARNITYANTPDYYSFQEATKTWKKRKYACQVVSRMTNVSPRDSERFHLKLILGHATNARSFIDLRTVNGKEWNTFREAAVDMGLTATNDEAFKIFDEAVSILMPKRLRHFFVWYLIGEMPSNAIDLWNTYKKALSEDFVDQHENRALCAIEHLLRAEARSCADFYLPIPEIIFENEAEEITVENIETFAKKGNELVKQLNNDQKIIYTQIFDNIIDNKSTDRKQEKCFYIDGSGGTGKTFLYNALYYMLKSEKKNVACVAWTGIAAILLPYGTTAHKTFGLPLTLQKEGTIFTNATMKKKIQSIDVFIWDECSMIPKIALELIDRTLKDIMEDASPFGGKTIILGGDFRQVLPIVKRGGKQQIIEETIKYSTLWSIFEKLSLKKNMRAKEDAAKFSEWLLNIGNGEVELFGPEKEIQSNNLIDDLYPRNLPLDELTNRAILAPLNVEVNQLNTEILRRMDGNIFESKSIDYATLQGIDTADAALDEEATLRYPTEYLNGLTSSGLPPHNLQLKVGAIVMSLRNLSISDGLCNGTRLVVREIHSRILIGELLIGERKRQIVEIPRIKLDTPGDTDMPFILHRRQFPVRLAFAITINKSQGQSFEHVGIFIDRPIFGHGQLYVALSRCRSKKGIKIQLKKNENAIKNIVYKEIIE